Proteins from a genomic interval of Thunnus maccoyii chromosome 1, fThuMac1.1, whole genome shotgun sequence:
- the il1fma gene encoding interleukin-1 family member A isoform X2, translating to MQINGMDLQNLTPEELAQTLAGGSPMLTVHKSIKMKQPIEQPSPTDDILYPVSKEAMLLSFSMEMKREGDQEESEWSKEGEGREDGGIEGNVCQPEDEENGQETDLLIISMTQTSIAVVKGRGCEDGGTCHGCHGVGCTFKDVVMVAESSMVTLVPRGGGSFRQEKKKNVLVECVASQQYLRGICSQKTLYVSPNPERITIYSYKSNIVSSKGIPVVLNLTESDCFLKCSKNGSTVLLQVETCDKQRLKRISLSDECTLSFVFYMKGDASQHRRFESALHHGWFIQTASTDSVEMATMDGHHEDQSFLFIIRT from the exons ATGCAGATAAACGGCATGGACCTGCAGAATCTCACACCTGAGGAATTGGCACAGACGTTAGCTGGGGGAAGTCCAATGCTG ACGGTACACAAGTCGATCAAGATGAAGCAGCCCATTGAGCAGCCCAGCCCGACTGACGACATTTTATATCCAGTATCCAAGGAGGCCATGCTTCTTAGTTTCAGCATGGaaatgaagagagagggagaccaGGAGGAGAGTGAGTGGAGCAAGGAGGGAGAAGGAAGGGAGGACGGAGGAATAGAGGGGAATGTTTGCCAACCTGAGGATGAGGAGAACGGGcaggaaacggatctgctcaTCATTTCCATGACGCAAACCAGCATCGCTGTGGTGAAAGGGAGGGGATGCGAAGATGGTGGCACCTGTCATGGATGTCATGGGGTGGGATGTACCTTTAAAGACGTTGTGATGGTGGCAGAATCCAGCATGGTGACACTTG TTCCAAGAGGAGGGGGCAGTTtcagacaagaaaagaaaaaaaatgttttagtcGAATGTGTGGCTTCCCAACAATACCTCAGAGGCATCTGTTCGCAGAAGACCCTCTATGTTTCTCCGAACCCAG AGAGGATCACCATCTACTCCTACAAGTCGAATATCGTATCTAGCAAAGGAATACCAGTGGTCCTGAACTTAACGGAGTCTGACTGCTTCCTCAAGTGCAGCAAAAATGGATCAACGGTTCTCCTACAAGTGGAG ACATGTGATAAGCAGAGGCTGAAGCGGATCTCCCTGAGCGACGAGTGCACCCTCTCATTTGTCTTCTACATGAAAGGTGACGCGTCGCAACATCGGAGGTTTGAGTCAGCGCTGCACCACGGCTGGTTCATCCAGACAGCCAGCACAGACTCAGTGGAAATGGCGACTATGGATGGACATCATGAAGATCAATCATTCCTCTTTATCATTCGGACGTGA